Proteins from one Thioflavicoccus mobilis 8321 genomic window:
- a CDS encoding bacteriohemerythrin has translation MASSVAWRNRWLLGIDRLDLEHCELIELFNRVVEADPDPGRTAGTTTPTPINHRVETEQLARLEVLIEALRRHFRAEEEFLSSIGYPNYPEHMSEHALHLAELVDLLRRLKIGQEKDQLQRIDDEDLMFMRNWLVNHIAEEQRVARYYFEQLGVGATGDDRGVRYSALPRSGASAAEPPSDLP, from the coding sequence ATGGCGTCTTCGGTAGCTTGGCGTAACAGATGGCTTTTGGGTATCGACAGACTCGACCTTGAGCACTGCGAGCTCATCGAACTCTTCAATCGGGTCGTCGAAGCCGATCCCGATCCTGGCCGAACCGCGGGGACGACCACGCCGACACCCATCAATCACCGCGTGGAGACCGAGCAACTGGCCCGACTGGAGGTACTGATCGAGGCGCTGCGCCGACACTTTCGAGCGGAAGAAGAGTTCCTCAGCAGCATCGGCTATCCGAATTATCCAGAGCACATGAGCGAGCATGCCCTGCACCTCGCCGAACTGGTCGATCTCCTTCGACGGCTCAAGATCGGCCAGGAGAAGGATCAGTTGCAGCGAATCGACGACGAGGATCTGATGTTCATGAGGAACTGGCTGGTGAATCATATCGCCGAAGAGCAGCGCGTTGCCCGTTACTACTTCGAGCAGCTTGGCGTCGGTGCCACCGGAGACGACCGAGGCGTACGCTACTCCGCGCTGCCCCGTTCAGGAGCGTCCGCGGCCGAACCGCCGAGCGATCTACCCTAG
- a CDS encoding alpha/beta fold hydrolase, which translates to MPDAPHNAPHSPSRHQHSLDFAGGPLVFDVWEPQRPSGEVPVLLIHGWGASSSYWQLTARSLSQTTRVIVPDLPGTGRSQPVATPQGMHEQTASLSRILDALAIERVQIVGHSMGGAMGILVADAQRERVDRLVLTSLCLFTSDTQRQFFKFVALIFRLSLGLRGIPIARAPFFANRMAARYFHRVPPERELVDQLYQDFLELDAASANACAAGAVDPAIDEAAARIQAPTLLIACRQDDLMPMANVEFTASLIPQCEVHWMDQSGHLPMLERPDEYARLLRSFLMPANA; encoded by the coding sequence ATGCCAGACGCCCCGCACAACGCTCCCCATTCGCCCAGCCGCCATCAGCACTCGCTCGACTTCGCCGGCGGCCCCTTGGTCTTCGACGTCTGGGAGCCACAGCGCCCAAGCGGCGAGGTGCCCGTGCTGCTCATCCACGGCTGGGGCGCCTCGAGCAGCTACTGGCAGCTGACGGCCCGGTCCCTCTCGCAGACGACGCGGGTCATCGTTCCGGACCTGCCCGGAACCGGCCGTTCCCAACCCGTCGCGACGCCGCAGGGTATGCACGAGCAGACGGCGTCGTTGTCACGCATCCTCGATGCGCTCGCGATCGAGCGGGTGCAGATCGTCGGCCATTCGATGGGCGGGGCGATGGGCATCCTAGTCGCCGATGCCCAGCGCGAGCGGGTCGACCGTTTGGTCCTGACCTCGCTGTGCCTCTTCACCTCCGACACCCAGCGGCAATTCTTCAAGTTCGTCGCGCTGATCTTCCGGCTCTCACTGGGCCTGAGGGGGATACCAATCGCGCGCGCGCCCTTCTTCGCCAATCGGATGGCGGCGCGCTACTTTCATCGGGTGCCGCCGGAGCGCGAACTGGTCGATCAGCTCTACCAGGACTTCCTGGAGCTCGACGCCGCCTCGGCCAACGCCTGCGCCGCCGGAGCTGTCGACCCGGCCATCGACGAGGCGGCGGCACGGATCCAGGCGCCGACACTGCTGATCGCCTGCCGCCAGGACGACCTGATGCCAATGGCCAACGTCGAGTTCACGGCCAGCCTGATCCCGCAGTGCGAGGTGCACTGGATGGACCAATCGGGCCACCTGCCGATGCTCGAACGACCGGACGAATACGCCCGCCTCCTGCGCTCTTTTCTGATGCCGGCCAACGCCTGA
- the purN gene encoding phosphoribosylglycinamide formyltransferase: MTDPAPARCVALISGGGTNLQALIDAQRDGLPFTIRAVISNEPQAHGLVRAREAGIATRVLSHRGFPSRKEYDQALARLIDEFRPAIVLLAGFMRILTPGFVAHYRGRLLNIHPSLLPELRGLHTHRRALESGAGVHGASVHFVTDELDGGPVIVQARVPILPDDQPETLAARVLEKEHVIYPLAVRWLAESRLSLGDDGLPRLDGQILNRPRILEDEGDSAEGE; the protein is encoded by the coding sequence ATGACCGACCCGGCGCCGGCACGCTGCGTCGCCCTGATCTCCGGCGGGGGCACCAACCTCCAGGCCCTGATCGACGCCCAGCGCGACGGGCTGCCGTTCACCATCCGCGCCGTCATCAGCAACGAGCCGCAGGCCCACGGCCTGGTGCGTGCGCGCGAGGCCGGGATCGCCACCCGCGTCTTGAGCCATCGCGGCTTCCCCTCGCGCAAGGAGTACGATCAGGCCCTCGCCCGACTCATCGACGAGTTCCGACCGGCGATCGTCCTCCTCGCCGGCTTCATGCGCATCCTGACGCCAGGCTTCGTCGCCCACTACCGCGGGCGGCTGCTCAACATCCACCCCTCGCTGCTGCCGGAGCTGCGCGGCCTGCACACCCATCGCCGGGCGCTGGAGTCCGGTGCCGGCGTGCACGGGGCCAGCGTCCACTTCGTCACCGACGAACTCGACGGCGGCCCGGTCATCGTCCAGGCGCGGGTCCCGATCCTGCCCGACGACCAGCCCGAGACGCTCGCCGCCCGGGTCCTCGAGAAGGAACACGTCATCTACCCGCTCGCCGTGCGTTGGCTCGCGGAGAGCCGGCTCTCGCTCGGCGACGATGGCCTCCCTCGCCTCGACGGTCAGATCTTGAATCGACCGCGCATCCTCGAGGACGAGGGTGACTCGGCCGAAGGCGAATGA
- the purM gene encoding phosphoribosylformylglycinamidine cyclo-ligase — protein sequence MALDPSAAPSESLSYRNAGVDIDAGNRLVERIKPLAAKTRRPGVLTGLGGFGALFELPWDRYRQPILVSGTDGVGTKLKLAIELERHDTVGIDLVAMCANDILVTGAEPLFFLDYYASGRLDVEVAAAVVAGIAEGCRQAGCALTGGETAEMPGLYAAGDYDLAGFCVGIVEKEALITPQRVAVGDVLIALASSGPHSNGYSLIRKILETRRPDLDQPIDGTPLADRLLAPTRIYVDSVLPLTRTLPVHGLAHITGGGLTENLPRILPAGTKAVIDLDSWQPPAVFRWLQAQGGVAEAEMLRTFNCGVGMVVCVAAEAAEHAREALAASGEAAWVIGEIAAGAERPVVELTGDGVLGA from the coding sequence GTGGCCCTGGATCCCTCCGCCGCCCCCTCTGAATCGCTGAGCTACCGCAATGCCGGCGTCGATATCGATGCCGGCAACCGCCTGGTCGAGCGGATCAAACCGCTCGCGGCGAAGACTCGCCGCCCCGGCGTCCTGACCGGCCTCGGCGGCTTCGGTGCCCTCTTCGAACTGCCCTGGGACCGCTACCGTCAGCCGATCCTGGTCTCCGGCACCGACGGGGTCGGCACCAAGCTGAAGCTCGCCATCGAGCTCGAACGCCATGACACCGTCGGTATCGATCTGGTCGCGATGTGCGCGAACGACATCTTGGTGACCGGCGCGGAGCCCCTTTTCTTCCTCGATTATTACGCCTCCGGGCGACTCGATGTGGAGGTCGCAGCGGCCGTCGTCGCCGGCATCGCGGAGGGCTGCCGCCAAGCCGGTTGCGCCCTGACCGGCGGCGAGACCGCCGAGATGCCGGGCCTCTACGCCGCCGGAGACTACGACCTGGCCGGCTTCTGCGTCGGCATCGTCGAGAAGGAGGCACTGATCACGCCACAGCGCGTGGCCGTCGGCGACGTCCTGATCGCCCTCGCCTCCTCCGGCCCGCACTCCAACGGTTACTCGCTGATCCGCAAGATCCTCGAGACCCGCCGACCGGATCTCGATCAGCCGATCGATGGCACACCGTTGGCCGACCGGCTGCTCGCGCCGACGCGGATCTACGTCGACTCGGTGCTCCCGTTGACACGCACATTACCGGTCCACGGGCTCGCCCACATCACCGGCGGTGGCCTCACCGAGAACCTACCGCGGATCCTGCCGGCCGGGACTAAGGCCGTCATCGACCTCGATTCCTGGCAGCCCCCGGCGGTGTTCCGCTGGCTTCAGGCACAGGGCGGTGTCGCCGAGGCGGAGATGCTGCGCACCTTCAACTGCGGGGTTGGCATGGTGGTCTGCGTCGCCGCCGAAGCCGCCGAGCACGCCCGCGAGGCCCTCGCCGCGAGCGGCGAGGCCGCCTGGGTCATCGGCGAGATCGCCGCCGGCGCCGAGCGCCCGGTCGTGGAGCTGACCGGCGACGGAGTACTCGGCGCATGA
- a CDS encoding CDP-alcohol phosphatidyltransferase family protein has product MRLQYLPNIITLVRLLTVIPVVLLLLEREFGWALTLFALAGVSDGLDGFLAKRYGWRTRLGGILDPLADKSLLLASFVVLGVLGLIPVWLVAAAILRDLFILGGALAYNLLVEDLDAAPLPSSKINTLLQILLVVTTIANAGPLALPVVLIEALTYGCLITIVVSGVQYVYLWSRKAAEREWRR; this is encoded by the coding sequence GTGCGGCTGCAATACCTACCCAACATCATCACTCTGGTCAGATTGCTGACCGTCATCCCGGTCGTGCTGCTCCTGCTGGAGCGGGAGTTCGGCTGGGCCTTGACTCTATTTGCCCTGGCCGGCGTTTCCGACGGTCTCGACGGCTTTCTCGCCAAGCGTTACGGATGGCGCACGCGCCTGGGCGGCATCCTCGATCCGCTGGCGGACAAGAGCCTGCTGTTGGCCTCGTTCGTCGTCCTCGGCGTCCTCGGTCTGATCCCGGTCTGGCTCGTGGCCGCCGCGATCCTGCGCGATCTCTTCATCCTGGGCGGGGCGCTGGCCTACAATCTCTTGGTCGAAGACCTCGATGCCGCGCCCTTGCCGAGCAGCAAGATCAACACCCTGCTGCAGATACTGCTGGTGGTGACGACGATCGCGAATGCCGGTCCGTTGGCCTTGCCGGTGGTCCTGATCGAGGCGCTCACCTATGGCTGCCTGATCACGATCGTCGTCAGCGGGGTGCAGTACGTCTATCTCTGGAGCCGCAAGGCGGCCGAGCGGGAGTGGCGCCGGTAG
- the hda gene encoding DnaA regulatory inactivator Hda: MSPRAGQIPLPILPRPEARFATFVAGPNTVAAAAVRAAAEVDGEPYLFLFGPPGTGKSHLLHAACHASVERGRTAVYLPLGEPGLIPEVLEGLERIALVAIDDIDRIAGQPAWEHGLFALYNRLREARRTLLVSADRPAGDLPLALADLRSRLAWGPAFRLQPLADADCATLLREAAHARGLDLGEPAIAYIMRRSPRDPRGLLAVLDALDQASLREKRRPTVPLIRTLFDDLDRRT, translated from the coding sequence TTGTCACCGCGTGCCGGCCAGATCCCGCTGCCGATCCTGCCGCGACCAGAGGCACGTTTCGCGACCTTCGTCGCCGGACCCAACACCGTGGCCGCGGCCGCCGTGCGTGCCGCCGCCGAGGTGGACGGAGAACCCTACCTGTTCCTGTTCGGCCCACCCGGCACCGGCAAGAGTCACCTCCTCCATGCCGCCTGCCATGCGAGCGTCGAGCGCGGTCGAACGGCCGTCTACCTGCCGCTTGGCGAGCCGGGCCTGATCCCGGAGGTGCTCGAGGGGCTCGAGCGAATCGCCTTGGTGGCGATCGACGACATCGACCGGATCGCCGGACAACCTGCCTGGGAGCATGGTCTGTTCGCTCTCTATAACCGTCTGCGCGAGGCGCGGCGAACGCTGCTGGTCAGCGCCGACCGCCCGGCCGGCGACCTGCCGCTCGCCCTCGCCGACCTGCGCTCGCGGCTCGCCTGGGGACCCGCCTTCCGGCTGCAACCCCTCGCCGATGCCGATTGCGCGACCCTGCTGCGGGAGGCCGCCCACGCCCGCGGCCTCGACCTCGGCGAACCAGCGATCGCCTACATCATGCGCCGCTCTCCGCGCGATCCGCGCGGCCTACTGGCGGTCCTCGACGCCCTCGATCAGGCGAGCCTGCGCGAGAAGCGCCGCCCGACCGTGCCGCTGATCCGCACCCTGTTCGACGACCTCGACCGCCGGACCTGA
- the wrbA gene encoding NAD(P)H:quinone oxidoreductase, whose protein sequence is MSYILILYYSRHGATAAMAHQIARGVEEVTGVEARLRTVPAVSTVCEATADSVPASGAPYATIEDLRDCAGLALGSPTRFGNMAAPLKYFLDGTSQLWLSGGLTGKPAAVFTSTGTLHGGQESTLLSMMLPLLHHGMLLLGLPYSESDLVHTTTGGAPYGATHVAGSDANRPLSDEERRLCQALGRRLAKTARALAPHG, encoded by the coding sequence ATGAGCTATATCCTGATCCTGTACTACAGCCGCCATGGCGCCACGGCCGCGATGGCCCACCAGATCGCGCGGGGCGTCGAAGAGGTGACCGGCGTCGAGGCGCGGCTGCGCACGGTCCCGGCGGTCTCGACCGTCTGCGAGGCGACGGCCGACAGCGTGCCCGCGAGCGGCGCCCCCTACGCGACGATCGAGGACCTTCGCGACTGCGCCGGTCTGGCCCTCGGCAGTCCGACCCGCTTCGGCAACATGGCCGCTCCGCTGAAGTACTTTCTCGACGGGACCAGCCAGCTGTGGCTGTCCGGCGGGTTGACCGGCAAGCCCGCCGCGGTCTTCACCTCCACCGGCACCCTGCATGGCGGTCAGGAATCCACCCTCCTCAGCATGATGCTGCCGCTGCTGCACCACGGCATGTTGCTACTCGGGTTGCCCTATAGCGAGTCGGACCTGGTCCACACGACGACCGGCGGCGCACCTTACGGCGCCACCCACGTCGCCGGCAGCGACGCCAATCGACCGCTGAGCGACGAAGAGCGGCGTCTCTGCCAGGCCCTCGGCCGGCGTCTGGCCAAGACCGCCCGGGCGCTCGCGCCGCACGGCTGA
- a CDS encoding acylphosphatase: MRADDRVTTDQVCLRCLVSGRVQGVAFRASTRAQARRLGVTGYARNLPDGRVEVLACGGAEGVAELRRWLAIGPTHAEVTDVICESITYRAMAGFDTR, translated from the coding sequence ATGCGCGCGGATGATCGAGTGACCACCGACCAAGTCTGCCTGCGTTGCCTCGTCAGCGGCCGGGTGCAGGGTGTCGCCTTCCGTGCCTCGACGCGCGCCCAGGCGCGCCGCCTCGGCGTAACCGGCTATGCGCGCAATCTTCCCGATGGCCGGGTCGAGGTGCTGGCCTGCGGCGGCGCCGAGGGGGTGGCCGAACTGCGGCGCTGGCTGGCGATCGGCCCGACCCATGCGGAGGTCACGGACGTGATCTGCGAATCCATAACCTACAGGGCCATGGCCGGGTTCGACACGCGCTGA
- a CDS encoding MFS transporter produces the protein MTIRTLAPKREIFGWAMFDFANSSYTLLIITVIFGDLFTRVIVGDAPDYRLGNLLWSTALALSYLLAVLASPIAGAIMDYTASKKRFLFASYLLTVAATAALYFVAPGYALLGVALLVISNFGFSIGESFIASFLPGLGPPEDLGKISGLGWALGYIGGMFAAIFVLAVLGEVSAENFERIRWVGPWTAFFFFFAALPTFLWVRERGTPRPLPPGGGYLRIGLQRLGQTLHHLRAHRDLAILLVSVLFAMSGIYIIISYAFIYGAQVIGWDESVRTLMFIIVQITAAVGALAFGFIQDRIGAMRTYAVTLVLWIVAIALIYLTPAISKGLHAAFGLDWPAQYIFLVVGSVAGTSLGACQSATRTLVGLFAPLSRSAELFGFWGMAMKLAGMLGLLTVGLVQALVGLQTAVLLCILLFALALVTTRGIDEARGRAVAAAHDAGHAAW, from the coding sequence ATGACGATCCGGACACTGGCACCCAAGCGGGAGATCTTCGGCTGGGCGATGTTCGACTTCGCCAACTCGTCCTACACCCTGCTGATCATCACCGTCATCTTCGGCGACCTCTTCACCCGCGTCATCGTCGGCGATGCCCCGGACTATCGTCTCGGCAACCTGCTCTGGAGCACGGCGCTGGCCCTCAGTTATCTGCTCGCGGTGCTCGCCTCGCCGATCGCCGGGGCCATCATGGACTACACGGCGAGCAAAAAGCGTTTCCTGTTCGCGAGCTATCTCCTTACCGTCGCCGCCACCGCCGCTCTCTACTTCGTCGCCCCAGGCTACGCCCTGCTCGGCGTGGCACTCCTGGTGATCTCGAACTTCGGCTTCTCGATCGGCGAGTCCTTCATCGCGAGCTTCTTGCCCGGGCTCGGCCCGCCCGAGGACCTGGGCAAGATCTCCGGTCTCGGCTGGGCGCTCGGCTACATCGGTGGGATGTTCGCGGCCATCTTCGTCCTCGCCGTCCTCGGCGAGGTCAGCGCCGAGAACTTCGAGCGCATCCGCTGGGTCGGGCCCTGGACCGCCTTCTTCTTCTTCTTCGCCGCGCTGCCGACCTTCCTCTGGGTGCGCGAGCGGGGCACGCCGCGCCCGCTACCGCCGGGCGGCGGCTATCTGCGCATCGGCCTGCAGCGCCTCGGCCAGACCCTCCACCACCTGCGCGCCCACCGCGACCTGGCGATCCTGCTGGTCTCGGTCCTGTTCGCGATGAGCGGCATCTACATCATCATCAGCTACGCCTTCATCTACGGCGCCCAGGTCATCGGCTGGGACGAGTCGGTGCGCACCCTGATGTTCATCATCGTGCAGATCACGGCGGCAGTCGGGGCACTCGCCTTCGGCTTCATCCAGGACCGCATCGGGGCCATGCGCACCTACGCCGTCACCCTCGTCCTGTGGATCGTCGCCATCGCCCTCATCTACCTGACGCCAGCAATCAGCAAGGGGTTGCACGCCGCGTTCGGGCTCGATTGGCCCGCGCAGTACATCTTCCTCGTCGTCGGCAGCGTCGCCGGGACCAGTCTCGGCGCCTGTCAATCGGCGACGCGGACCCTGGTCGGCCTGTTCGCGCCCCTGTCGCGTTCAGCCGAACTGTTCGGCTTCTGGGGAATGGCGATGAAACTCGCCGGCATGCTGGGGCTGCTCACGGTCGGACTCGTGCAGGCCCTGGTCGGGCTCCAGACCGCGGTCCTGCTGTGCATCCTGCTGTTCGCGCTGGCCCTCGTCACGACGCGCGGCATCGACGAGGCCCGCGGCCGGGCCGTCGCAGCGGCCCACGATGCGGGGCACGCCGCCTGGTGA
- a CDS encoding class I SAM-dependent DNA methyltransferase codes for MGADEELQTAYDALAKTYDANRGLFDMGPVLDEFFARLPASPGNLLDLGCGAGEPCARTFVDRGWRVTGVDFSAAMLGLAARYVPEMERLHADMREVHFAPQRFDAITAIYSLFHVPRADHPALLARIRDWLRPDGRFLFTYATRAYTGAERFDGTITFMGQRLFYSHTTPEELRRQAEGAGLLWEDSRPRDIGGETFLWVTLARPVEEQFERSSEAVRK; via the coding sequence ATGGGCGCCGACGAGGAGTTGCAGACCGCCTACGACGCGCTGGCCAAGACCTATGATGCCAACCGTGGTCTGTTCGACATGGGCCCGGTGTTGGACGAGTTCTTCGCCCGCCTCCCCGCAAGTCCCGGCAACCTGCTCGACCTCGGCTGCGGGGCCGGCGAGCCGTGCGCGCGCACCTTCGTCGACCGCGGCTGGCGAGTCACCGGGGTCGATTTCTCGGCTGCGATGCTCGGACTCGCGGCGCGCTACGTCCCCGAGATGGAGCGGCTCCACGCCGACATGCGCGAGGTGCACTTCGCCCCGCAACGCTTCGATGCGATCACCGCCATCTACAGCCTGTTCCATGTGCCACGGGCCGATCACCCGGCACTCCTCGCCCGGATACGCGACTGGCTGCGCCCCGACGGGCGCTTCCTCTTCACCTACGCCACCCGCGCCTACACAGGCGCCGAGCGCTTCGACGGCACCATCACCTTCATGGGGCAGCGCCTGTTCTACAGCCACACGACGCCCGAGGAGCTGCGCAGACAAGCCGAGGGTGCCGGGCTCCTGTGGGAAGATTCCAGGCCGCGGGACATCGGCGGCGAGACCTTTCTCTGGGTGACGCTCGCTCGCCCCGTCGAGGAGCAGTTCGAGCGATCTAGCGAGGCAGTTCGGAAATGA
- a CDS encoding class III poly(R)-hydroxyalkanoic acid synthase subunit PhaC, producing the protein MFPIEIRPDKLTEEMLAYSRKLSEGMQNLLNADEIDTGVTPKDAVYREDKLVLYRYQRPAQVVTQPIPLLIVYALVNRPYMTDLQEDRSTIKGLLATGQDVYLIDWGYPDQSDRALTLDDYINGYIDRCVDYLRETHGVDQVNILGICQGGTFSLCYTALHPEKVKNLVTMVTPVDFQTPGNLLSAWVQNVDVDLAVDTMGNIPGELLNWTFLSLKPFSLTGQKYVNMVDLLDDEAKVKNFLRMEQWIFDSPDQAGEAFRQFIKDFYQRNVLINGGLVIGDRAIDLRNIRCPILNIYAMQDHLVPPDGSKALDGLTASEDYTELAFPGGHIGIYVSGKAQKQVTPAIGNWLNERA; encoded by the coding sequence GTGTTCCCGATCGAAATCCGGCCCGACAAGCTGACTGAGGAAATGCTCGCTTACAGCCGCAAGCTAAGCGAGGGCATGCAGAACCTGCTCAACGCCGATGAGATCGATACCGGCGTTACCCCGAAAGATGCCGTCTACCGCGAGGACAAGTTGGTCCTCTATCGTTACCAGCGCCCGGCACAGGTCGTAACGCAGCCGATCCCGTTGCTGATCGTCTACGCCCTGGTCAACCGCCCCTACATGACCGACCTGCAGGAGGACCGCTCGACGATCAAGGGCCTGCTCGCCACCGGCCAGGACGTGTACCTGATCGACTGGGGCTACCCGGATCAGTCCGACCGGGCACTGACCCTCGACGACTACATCAACGGCTACATCGACCGTTGCGTCGACTACCTGCGCGAGACGCATGGCGTCGATCAGGTCAATATCCTCGGCATCTGCCAGGGCGGGACCTTCAGCCTCTGCTACACGGCGCTGCACCCGGAGAAGGTCAAGAACCTCGTCACCATGGTGACGCCGGTCGACTTTCAGACCCCGGGCAACCTGCTCTCGGCCTGGGTTCAAAACGTCGATGTCGACCTGGCCGTCGACACCATGGGCAACATCCCGGGCGAGCTGCTCAACTGGACCTTCCTGTCGCTCAAGCCCTTCAGCCTGACCGGGCAGAAGTACGTCAACATGGTCGATCTGCTCGACGACGAGGCCAAGGTCAAGAACTTCCTGCGGATGGAGCAATGGATCTTCGACAGCCCGGACCAGGCCGGTGAGGCCTTCCGGCAGTTCATCAAGGACTTCTACCAACGCAACGTCCTCATCAACGGCGGCCTCGTGATCGGCGATCGAGCGATCGACCTGCGCAACATCCGCTGCCCGATCCTGAACATCTACGCCATGCAGGACCACCTGGTACCGCCCGATGGCTCCAAGGCACTCGACGGACTCACCGCGAGCGAGGACTACACGGAGCTCGCCTTCCCTGGCGGCCACATCGGCATCTATGTCAGCGGCAAGGCGCAAAAGCAGGTCACGCCGGCAATCGGCAATTGGCTCAACGAGCGCGCTTGA
- the phaE gene encoding class III poly(R)-hydroxyalkanoic acid synthase subunit PhaE, which produces MSDTANKTTDWLEMQRKYWDTWSELGRKTMGLEGASANPWGGALDHWWRTVSPSVSNDLVRDFMEKLTEQGKAFFGLTDYFTNGLGDNAGTQGWEVFTKTIEDMQKAFTNGQIEGDETLRRLMAFWEMPLDNWQRTMSSLSPLPGDLLRNMPHNQVQDSVKRILSAPGLGYSREEQARYQDLMRRSLEYQSALQEYYGFFSQLGVKSLERMRAHLQEQAGKDMTIDSARTLYDAWIGCCEAVYAEEVSSSEYARLHGRLVNAQMALKQRMSIVVDEVLGAMNMPTRSELRTLQDRLQESRRESKRQRQEIDTLKRQVAALTDTARPPAKPPAASAKTSASTRSATATPPKRTTTPRKAATKPTTGQ; this is translated from the coding sequence GTGAGCGATACGGCAAACAAGACTACCGACTGGCTTGAGATGCAACGCAAGTATTGGGACACCTGGTCGGAGCTCGGACGCAAGACCATGGGCCTGGAGGGCGCTTCGGCCAATCCGTGGGGAGGCGCCCTCGACCACTGGTGGCGGACCGTTTCGCCGAGCGTTTCCAATGATCTGGTCCGCGATTTCATGGAGAAGCTCACGGAACAGGGCAAGGCCTTCTTCGGCCTCACCGACTACTTCACGAACGGTCTCGGCGACAATGCCGGGACTCAGGGCTGGGAGGTCTTCACGAAGACCATCGAAGACATGCAGAAGGCCTTCACCAACGGCCAGATCGAGGGCGATGAGACCTTACGCCGCCTCATGGCCTTCTGGGAGATGCCCCTCGACAACTGGCAGCGGACCATGTCCTCTCTATCGCCACTGCCCGGGGACCTGCTGCGCAACATGCCGCATAACCAGGTACAGGACAGCGTCAAGCGCATTCTATCCGCACCCGGGCTCGGCTACAGCCGCGAGGAGCAGGCCCGGTACCAGGACTTGATGCGCCGCTCGCTCGAATACCAATCGGCGCTGCAAGAATACTACGGCTTCTTCAGCCAACTCGGCGTCAAGTCGCTCGAGCGCATGCGCGCCCACCTCCAGGAGCAGGCCGGGAAGGACATGACGATCGACTCCGCACGCACCCTCTACGACGCCTGGATCGGCTGCTGCGAGGCGGTCTATGCCGAAGAAGTCAGCTCGAGTGAATACGCCCGCCTCCACGGGCGGCTCGTCAACGCCCAGATGGCCCTGAAACAGCGCATGTCGATCGTCGTCGACGAGGTCCTTGGCGCGATGAACATGCCCACGCGCAGCGAGCTGCGCACGCTCCAGGATCGATTGCAGGAGTCACGCCGCGAGAGCAAGCGCCAGCGCCAGGAGATCGACACCTTGAAGCGCCAGGTCGCGGCCTTGACCGATACTGCCAGGCCTCCGGCCAAGCCCCCGGCGGCGTCAGCGAAGACCTCGGCATCGACTAGGAGCGCCACCGCCACGCCGCCGAAACGCACGACGACCCCGCGCAAGGCCGCCACCAAGCCCACCACCGGCCAATGA